A window of Candidatus Dojkabacteria bacterium contains these coding sequences:
- a CDS encoding prolyl oligopeptidase family serine peptidase: MDILIIPGFTGYPEEVTFKELGEELQATGHIVTKIAWPHIPDKMSKYSFSETIATARATLNAIESKELIILGFSMGGIIATLLATEFPPKKLGLIVSPYQVGSEYDLAGKYKEWKETGYRKVTSSKFGELSIPFSFIEDAQEYNAIDYIQNVTCPVLFVVGEEDEKVPMSVTRKIFDKANAPKEWCQIPEMEHKYQYQPKVLEEVNKVIVEFIS; encoded by the coding sequence ATGGACATATTAATTATACCGGGGTTCACCGGTTATCCAGAAGAAGTCACTTTCAAAGAATTGGGAGAAGAGCTTCAAGCCACTGGTCACATAGTGACTAAGATTGCATGGCCTCACATCCCTGATAAAATGAGCAAGTATAGTTTTTCAGAAACCATCGCAACTGCAAGAGCAACTCTCAATGCGATAGAAAGCAAAGAACTCATAATTCTAGGGTTCTCTATGGGAGGAATAATTGCAACTCTCCTAGCAACTGAATTCCCTCCGAAGAAACTTGGCTTAATTGTAAGTCCTTATCAGGTTGGAAGTGAGTATGACCTAGCTGGAAAGTATAAGGAGTGGAAAGAAACAGGTTATCGCAAAGTTACTTCTTCAAAGTTTGGTGAGCTCAGTATTCCCTTTTCGTTTATTGAGGATGCCCAAGAATATAATGCAATTGATTATATTCAGAATGTTACCTGCCCAGTTTTATTTGTTGTTGGTGAAGAAGATGAGAAGGTTCCAATGTCGGTAACCAGAAAGATCTTTGATAAAGCAAATGCGCCAAAAGAATGGTGTCAGATTCCTGAAATGGAGCATAAGTACCAGTATCAACCAAAAGTTCTAGAAGAGGTTAATAAGGTTATTGTCGAATTTATCAGCTAA
- a CDS encoding ATP-binding protein, protein MSFKVDFVEKFIKAASENNINIVNKMIIQEIEEAKAKGHYKIVKRLEKIRSEMMLLDSFSGQKTRANIIIDKNENLYERNTPKISISNVTLDKFTHKVINSWLQEWKARDKLEKENIYPSNSILLYGAPGTGKTILANAIANELNLPLILVRLDEIVSSYLGKTGKNIRSIFEIAKNENVIIFLDEIDTIAKHRDDSSELGELKRVVTVLLQNIDNFPKSSILIGATNHDSLLDKALWRRFETRLELKLPLISERRQLFQTYLSNSTNDLPLKLLVKYSDGLSGSAIQQISLRIKRKLALAENSENITIISLKELFLVLQMENILNKNDAYKIAQELTNLGFTKQQISESTGIPYTTLIDNIKS, encoded by the coding sequence ATGTCCTTTAAAGTTGATTTCGTAGAAAAATTTATTAAAGCAGCTTCCGAGAACAATATTAATATTGTCAATAAAATGATAATTCAGGAAATTGAAGAAGCGAAAGCAAAGGGCCATTATAAAATAGTTAAACGTTTGGAAAAGATACGCTCAGAAATGATGCTCCTAGATAGTTTCTCAGGACAAAAAACAAGAGCCAACATTATAATTGATAAAAACGAGAATCTATATGAACGTAACACACCAAAAATCTCTATTTCAAATGTAACTTTAGACAAGTTTACTCACAAAGTTATTAATAGCTGGCTTCAAGAGTGGAAAGCACGTGACAAGCTTGAAAAAGAGAACATTTACCCTTCTAATTCAATATTACTTTATGGAGCACCAGGCACAGGAAAGACAATTCTTGCGAATGCAATAGCTAACGAGTTAAATCTTCCTTTAATATTAGTAAGATTAGACGAAATAGTTTCCTCGTACTTAGGTAAAACAGGTAAGAATATTCGTTCCATATTTGAAATAGCGAAAAACGAGAATGTTATAATCTTTCTGGATGAAATTGATACAATAGCTAAACACAGAGATGATTCATCAGAGCTTGGAGAATTAAAAAGAGTCGTGACAGTACTTCTACAAAATATAGACAACTTCCCTAAATCCTCGATATTAATTGGAGCGACAAACCACGACTCACTCTTAGATAAAGCACTCTGGAGAAGATTTGAAACACGGTTAGAGTTAAAATTACCACTTATATCAGAGAGACGACAGTTATTTCAAACATACTTATCGAATAGTACTAACGACTTACCTCTTAAACTACTCGTTAAATATAGCGATGGGCTAAGTGGCTCAGCAATACAACAAATCTCTTTAAGAATTAAACGAAAACTAGCACTAGCAGAAAATAGTGAAAATATTACAATAATCTCGCTAAAAGAACTCTTTTTAGTATTGCAGATGGAAAATATACTGAACAAAAATGATGCTTACAAAATAGCTCAAGAATTAACAAATTTAGGATTTACAAAACAACAAATATCCGAAAGCACAGGTATTCCATACACAACTCTCATTGATAATATAAAATCATAA